In the genome of Cryptomeria japonica chromosome 8, Sugi_1.0, whole genome shotgun sequence, one region contains:
- the LOC131050606 gene encoding ethylene-responsive transcription factor ERF034-like gives MERLGSSSMVLENVWASFLAEEIPYRPDSQLQGGAACITSPPASTANSMSMNHCNATLRDSNLSTCEDDGLCKTLNESDLTDVLERLGRLRSVTEVFGDGRWESTLRKFETTRHVTRIWLGTFLTAEEVAMAYDKAAFKMRGAQTQLNFPAETVERALASQEYVDCKQIIPPL, from the exons ATGGAAAGATTGGGATCCTCGTCCATGGTTCTGGAGAACGTATGGGCCTCTTTCCTTGCAGAAGAAATCCCTTACAGGCCAGATTCTCAACTTCAAGGCGGTGCAGCTTGTATCACTTCTCCTCCCGCCTCAACAGCAAATTCCATGTCAATGAATCACTGCAACGCCACTTTGAGGGACTCCAATTTGAGCACCTGTGAAGATGATGGTTTGTGTAAGACGCTGAATGAATCAGATTTAACCGATGTTCTAGAAAGGCTT GGGAGGCTGAGAAGCGTTACAGAGGTGTTCGGCGACGGCCGTTGGGAAAGTACGCTGCGGAAATTCGAGACAACGAGACATGTTACCCGGATTTGGCTTGGCACATTTTTGACGGCGGAGGAGGTGGCCATGGCGTACGACAAAGCAGCTTTTAAAATGAGAGGTGCTCAAACCCAGTTGAACTTCCCAGCGGAAACAGTCGAACGGGCTCTGGCTAGTCAAGAATATGTCGACTGCAAACAGATAATTCCTCCGTTGTGA